The window TGCCCAATGGCCGCAATATCATTGTGGATGCCAAAACCCCGTTGGCCGCTTATCTAGAGGCTGTCGAAGCCAAGGATGAACCCACCCGTTTGCTCAAACTGCGCGAGCATGTCGCCCAAATCCGCACACACATGCGCCAACTCGGGAGTAAATCCTATTATGAGCAATTTGCACCGACTCCGGAATTCGTCGTGCTTTTCTTACCCGGGGAGTCGTTTTTCAGTGCCGCCCTCGAGCAAGACCCCCAGTTACTGGAGTCCGGAGCCTTGGAGAGTAAAGTCATCCTTGCCACACCCACGACTTTGATCGCCCTCTTGAAAGCGGTCCATTACGGTTGGCGCCAAGAGAAAATCGCCGAAAATGCCCGCCACATTTCCGAGCTGGGCAAAGAGCTTTACTCCCGCATCGGCACCCTCACAAAACATTTTGCCGACGTGGGCAAGGAGCTCGGCCAAGCTGTCGGCAAGTACAACGACGCGGTGGGTTCTCTCGAACGCAGCTATTACCCCAGCGTCCGCAAGTTTAAGGAACTCGGCATTACCAAGGACGGCGAAGACGTTGCGGAACTCACTCAGATCGAGAAACACCCCAAACAGGTGCGTGAAGATTTATTGTAATTGGCCATCAGGGTAGAGGAGTGACAGAATGAGTATAGTCATGGGCTGACAGAAGATATCAAGGGAACAAGGCCCCGAGAAAAATTAGAGAGATCAAAAAAAGAAGCCTCACCAGTAGGCTCAGGGGGTGGAAATGATAACGAATAATCAATCGTCTATAAAAAATTTTTAATTATAATAGCGCTGAAGCGATGATTTCGAATCTTTAACGGTAAATATACCACCATTTACCCCGTTTAGATTGACATGGTTAATAGAGGGGTGTAACCTCATTTCGGAGTCAACCCTATGAAAATAACACAAGCCGTAGAATACGGTATACTCGGAGTCATCTATCTCGCCCGTCAACCCGAAGGGCGATTGGTCATGATCGACGAAATCTGTGAAAGCGAAGGAGTCCCAAAAAGCTTCCTTGCAAAAATATTCCAGAGTCTGACAAAGTCCGGCATCATTCGTTCCCGGCAGGGAGCAGGTGGTGGTTTTGCACTCACACGTAAACCTGATGATGTATCAGTCTTGAATGTTATCGAGGCGATCGAAGGCAAAATAGCCCTCCAACGTTGTCTCGAAGATTTTCCTGACTGTCAGAAATTCGAGTCTTGCGCCCTGTCGGGTGTCTTGGCCGAGGCTCAGGCTGCTGTCGTCGATGTCTTTAACCGCAGGACTCTTGCTGATCTTATCCAGCAACGTACTCCTTATGGCAATGACATTTATTCGATCCAGCGTTAATTCTAAAGCCGCATTTGTGCAGGAGGAAGAGTGATCAATGACCCCTGCACCGATTTATTTTGATCATTTATCGTCCACAGAAATTTTGCCCCAGATCCTCACCAGTATGGGGCGTTTTTTTTCTCCCGCATTCTCCAGCCCGTGGAGTCCCCACACAGGGGGGAATGCCGCCCGGGAAGCTTTGGAAGAAGCCCGTAAACAATTTTGCGCATTAGTCGGTGCAGATGATTCTTATGAGGTGATTTTTACCGGTAACGGTTCAGAAGCTAATAACCTCGTGATAAAGGGCCGCGCATTTTCTTCTTCGAAAAAGGATGCGTGCCTCGTTTACACCGCCACAGACCATCCTTCGATTATCCAATCCATGCGTTTTCT of the Verrucomicrobiota bacterium genome contains:
- a CDS encoding Rrf2 family transcriptional regulator; amino-acid sequence: MKITQAVEYGILGVIYLARQPEGRLVMIDEICESEGVPKSFLAKIFQSLTKSGIIRSRQGAGGGFALTRKPDDVSVLNVIEAIEGKIALQRCLEDFPDCQKFESCALSGVLAEAQAAVVDVFNRRTLADLIQQRTPYGNDIYSIQR